The Elgaria multicarinata webbii isolate HBS135686 ecotype San Diego chromosome 1, rElgMul1.1.pri, whole genome shotgun sequence genome has a window encoding:
- the LOC134392323 gene encoding transcription initiation factor TFIID subunit 7-like, giving the protein MASTKQKMSKNKDDAPPELESQCILRLPLEYASTVRRAVQSGSVNLKDRLTIELHADGRHGIVQVDRVPLAAKLVDLPCTTESLKTIDKKTFYKTADICEMLVCTVDGELYPALEEPATGTDPRANKKKDKDREKKFIWNHGITLPLKNVRKRRFRKTAKKKYIESPDVEKEVKHLLSTDAEAVSVRWEVIAEDETKEPDNHGSLTGLDISSPGMSGHKQGHGSSERDELQEIFNDISSTSSDEDERDHHDDEDLNIMDTEEDLERRLQGKLSESDRQQQENEGSNQIAMGIQKQIDNLKGKLQETQDCRKRQEELIMKVENLALKMS; this is encoded by the coding sequence ATGGCATCTACAAAACAAAAGATGAGCAAGAACAAGGATGATGCTCCCCCTGAGTTGGAGAGCCAGTGTATACTACGGCTGCCTCTGGAATATGCTTCTACTGTGCGGAGGGCAGTTCAGTCTGGAAGCGTCAACTTGAAAGACAGGCTCACCATTGAATTGCATGCGGATGGCCGCCACGGGATTGTACAAGTGGACCGTGTCCCATTAGCTGCCAAGCTGGTGGACTTGCCCTGCACCACAGAGAGCTTAAAAACCATTGATAAGAAAACTTTCTATAAGACTGCAGATATTTGCGAGATGCTTGTGTGCACTGTGGATGGTGAACTCTACCCCGCCCTGGAAGAACCAGCTACTGGTACTGACCCCAGAGCCAACAAGAAGAAAGATAAGGATAGGGAGAAGAAATTCATCTGGAATCATGGCATTACTCTTCCACTGAAGAACGTGAGGAAGAGGCGGTTCAGAAAGACAGCCAAGAAGAAGTACATTGAGTCTCCAGATGTGGAAAAGGAAGTGAAACATCTGCTGAGCACAGATGCTGAAGCTGTCAGTGTCCGCTGGGAAGTCATCGCCGAAGATGAAACAAAAGAACCTGACAACCATGGTTCACTCACAGGCCTGGATATTTCTTCTCCTGGAATGTCTGGACACAAGCAAGGCCATGGTTCATCGGAACGTGATGAACTCCAGGAGATATTTAATGAcatcagcagcaccagcagcgaTGAAGATGAGAGGGATCACCATGATGACGAAGACTTGAATATCATGGACACGGAAGAAGACCTGGAGAGGAGGCTGCAGGGCAAGCTGAGCGAATCAGACAGACAGCAGCAAGAAAATGAAGGGAGCAACCAGATAGCCATGGGAATCCAGAAGCAGATCGACAACCTGAAAGGCAAGCTGCAGGAGACCCAGGATTGCAGGAAACGCCAAGAGGAGCTTATCATGAAAGTGGAGAATCTGGCGCTTAAGATGAGTTAA